From the Thermodesulfobacteriota bacterium genome, the window CCCCACGTCTGTCCCTCTTCTGCGGAAGTTCTCAGGAACGTCCCTGTTCTGCTCTCAGGAACTCCATCACCTCCCGGTTGAAGGCGTCGGCGTTCTCCGCGAAGAGGCGATGCGGGGCGCCTGGGAGGATGACCAACTTGGCGTCGGGGATCCGGCGGGCGATGCGGATGGAATTTTCCGGCGGAACCAGCCGGTCGCCGTCCCCCGTGATGACCAGTGTCTTCGCCCGGATCCGTCCGAGCCGGTCGGCCGCATCGTGCGTAACGGCGGCGGCAAGTTGGGCACGTAATCCTTCCACAGGGGTCCGGTGCTCCAGCCGTCGCCGGACGAAATCCTCGATCTCCTTCGGGCGTCCCGCGATATAAGGATCCGAGTACAGGTAGGGGATCATCCTCCGCAGGTCCGCCTCCCGGTCCTCGTTTCCCGCATTTAAGAAAGGAGCCATCGCCTCCGCCGAGGGACGGACGGACAGGGTTCCCCCGGGACCGGTGCATCCGAGGACCAGGCGGTCCGCCCGGCCCGGGTGCCGCAGAGCCACTTCCTGGGCGATCATGCCTCCGAGCGACACGCCCAGGACGTGGGCGCGCGCGATCCCGAGGGCAT encodes:
- a CDS encoding alpha/beta hydrolase, producing the protein MSYTEASGIRIYYETHGAGPPLLMINGLGSDHLEWLFQVPAFASRFRVVVFDNRGTGKSDVPPGPYTTAQMADDAVALLDALGIARAHVLGVSLGGMIAQEVALRHPGRADRLVLGCTGPGGTLSVRPSAEAMAPFLNAGNEDREADLRRMIPYLYSDPYIAGRPKEIEDFVRRRLEHRTPVEGLRAQLAAAVTHDAADRLGRIRAKTLVITGDGDRLVPPENSIRIARRIPDAKLVILPGAPHRLFAENADAFNREVMEFLRAEQGRS